The window GCGAGGACGCACCGGACACCCTCGAGTCCCTGCTCGCCGCTTACGGCTCCTGTTACGTCCCCGCCCTGCGCGTCGGCGGCCAGCAGCGCGGCGTCGACGACCTCGGGAAAGTCGAGATTTCGGTCACCGGTGAGCAGAACGATGACGACAAACTCGAGTCGGTCAGCTTCGACATTCGCGTGGAAGCCGACGTCGACGACGAGACCGGCCAGAAGATCATCGATCGCGCGAACGAGCTCTGTAAGGTGTACGACGCGGTCAAATCCGACCTCAAGGCCGAGTGCACGATCGAAGGTAACGCGTTCTAGCTGGCCGGGAATTCGACGATCGCGAATCAATTTTCGAGGGCACGTCGCAAGTGACTCTGACCGATCCAGAGCCAGGCGGCAACGCCGAGTGCGTGCACCGCCGCGACCGGGTACGCCGTCCGGTTCGGATCGACGCCGAAGCCGGCGGACATCACCACCGCCGTCACCCCGACGAGTCCTACCAGTCCGGCGGTCACTCGGCCGTCGGCGTTCCACCCGAGCGTCCGGGCGCCGGCCCAGAGCACCGCCAGCCCGTAACAGAGCGTCCCCAGCGGCCAGTACTGGAGTTCCGTCGGCCGGGGCCCCGGCTGTTCGTAGAATACCAGATTGGGGTGACCTGTCCCGTCTCGAGGACGACGGTTCCCCAGGGAAACAGCAGCGTCGTCCCCGTCGTCCGGATGACGACCCACGGCACGAGGGCGAGCGAGAGCAAGGCAAGCCAGGTTGCGACGCTCGAGGCCATTTGCCCGCCCCCGCTCGAGTTTGTGCCGCCGGTCATTGCCCACGACACCACCGAATCGGCATGGGTATCCCTCGGGACGGATGGGAAAAAACGTGCCGACGCGACCCGCTCATCCCCGTCTCCTGACCCACGACCCGAGACTTCTTACCCTCGCGCTCGAACAATTTTCCCATGCCACGGATCCTTCTGACGGGCTACGAACCGTTCGGGGAGTTCGAGACGAACCCCGCCCGCCACCTCGCCACCCGCCTCGACGGCACCGACCTCGGCGGGGCGACGATCGTCGGCCGCGAACTCCCGGTCGCGTTCGAACGGTCGAAACCGACCCTCCTCGAGTACGTCGAACGTCACGACCCGGCCATCGTCCTCTCGCTGGGGCTGGCCGGCGGCCGTCCGGCGATGGCCCTCGAGCGCGTCGGCATCAACCTCCGCGACACCGTTGGGATCCCGGACAACGACGACCGTGAGGTCGTCGACGACCCGGTCGAACCCGGCGGGCCGGACGCCTACTTTTCGACCCTTCCCGTTCGGCGGATGTGCGAGGCGATGTCCGACGCAGGGGTGCCGACGACGCTCTCGACCTCCGCCGGAACCCACCTCTGTAACGACGTCCTGTATGCGACCCGCCACTACGTCGAGACGAACGCCCGCGAAATCGCCTCCGGATTCGTCCACGTTCCGTTTACCCACGAACAGGCTGCCAGGCGCGACGACTGCCAGCCGAGCCTGTCCCTGGAGACGATGGCCCGGGGCCTCGAGGTGGGGCTGGAGACGGCGCTCGAGGCTAGTAAACTATAGAAATTATAGTAATTTACTTCGACATCCATACCATTCGCCTGTATTCCGGGACTGCCTTCGTCTCTCGCCCAGAAGGGAAACTAATGGCTGCGACTCAGCGCACCTGCTACGCCTGCGAGCGCACGTTCGATCGGCCTCGAGCCCGCTGTGACTGTGGCGAACCGCTCTGGCTCCCGATACAACCGCTCGCCGAGTGGCCTCCCGATCCGCGGGTATCGGGCTCGATCTGGCGCTACGCCGACGCCCTCCCCGTAGCGCAGCCGCCGGGCGACCTCGAGCCAGGCGGGACGCCGCTGTGGCGCACCCCGTCCCTCGACGCGTACGCGGGTGCGCGGGTCTGGTGTAAGGACGAGGGTCGAAATCCGACGGGGAGCTTCAAGGATCGAGGCAGCGCCGTCGGCGTCGCCGCGGCCCTCGAGGCCGGGTACGATCGCGTGGGGACGGTCTCACACGGCAACATGGCCCTGAGCACGGCCGCCTGTGCCGCTGCCGTGGGGATCGACTGTACGGTACTCGTCCCCGCCGACATCGCTTCGGATCGCCTCAGCGCCATCGCCCGATTCGAACCGGAGATCATCCGCGTACGCGGGGACTACGGCCGGCTGTACCACGACGCCCTCGAACGCGGCCGCGAGCGCGACATCGCGTTTCTCAACTCCGACGTCCCCCGCCGCGTCGCCGGGCAGAAAACGCTCGCGCTCGAGCTACTCGAGGCCGGGCCCGATCTCGACGCGATCGTCCTCCCGGTCAGCAGTGGCGGCAACGCGAGCGCGGTCTGGAAAGCGCTGCTCGAGGTTCGGGCTGCTGGACTTCTCCAGGACTCGGCGCTGCCACGGCTGTATCTCGTTCAGGCGGCAGCCTGTGATCCGATTGCGCGGGCGTTCCGCGAGAACGAAACGATTGTCAAGGCACTATCCGAGGCCGATGAGACCATCGCTTACTCTATCGCGAACGCCGATCCGCCCAGCGGTGCCCGTGCACTCGCCGCCGTTCGCGACATCGGTGGTGTCGTCGTGTCCGTCGACGACGACGCGATTCTGGCGGCTCAGACGCGACTTTCCCAGAATGCGGGCATCCGCGTGGAACCGGCTTCAGCGACGACGCTCGCGGCTCTCCGCAAACTGACGGCTCGTGGGGAGATCGAACCGGCGGAACGGGTGGCCTGCGTGCTGACCGGCCGGGGGTACGGCGAGGGTGGCGCTGAACCCGAGACGACCGTCGTCGATCGATCCGACCTGTCGACAGCTCTCTGAGCGCCGTTTTCCACCTGAACGGACGAGTGAAACCGACGGCGACCATCCGGTTTTACTCGTCGGTCGATGGTTCGAACGGTACTGAGGATCGACCTCGTGATTACCAGTGCCACCAGCGCTCGAGGCTCGAGAACCCCCACTCGCGATAGTTCCAGTCTCCGGGAGGTGACACAATACTCTTATCACCGGAGCGTGTACGTTCGGGCATGGCAGACAAACCAACCTCCGGTGAGATCCTTGGCGTCCCGTACAATTTCGAGCGACCCAGCTTCGGCCGGATGCTCTCGTCGTACTGGCAACCGGGCAAGGGGATGCTCGTCGAGAAGCCGTTCGGCGTCGGCTACACGCTGAACCTGGCGAATTGGCGCTCGTGGATCGTCGTCCTCGTCGCCGGTGCACTCCTCTGGCAGCAGGAGAAAGGGCCCAGCGAGCCAGCGGAATCCACCAAAGACGAACCGGTCGAAGTGATCGTCGACGACGACGGCGACGACTGATACGGTTTGCTGTAGTCTCTTACCAGTGATTGCCGACCCGGTAGGGTAATCACCGACAAAAAGGGACGGCAAACCGTACGACACCGCCTCGAATCGATCGGTTTCTCGTCTTTTGTGACGCGCGGCGTACCTACGCTCGCCAGTGACTGCTCACTCGAGCCCGCCGGGCGCGTCGAGCACCTCGCGGTCTCGAATCCAGGCGCCCGCACCGAACTTTCGATCCGCGAGCTCCGTTGCGGCCTCGAGTTCGGATTCCCGCCACGATCCCTCCGTCGCCCCACACCACTCCCCGAGGGCGTCCTCGAGACACTCGCAAGCCTCCACGCGGTCGATTCCGGCCTGCTCGTGGATGCTCGTCACCCGATCGGTGAACGTTCCGGTTTCGAGATCGTCCGTCGCGAAGACGCCAATGTGCGCATCGGGCTCGAGGTCGAAACTGAGCGAACCGTGCTGGATGACGACGTCGCGCTGGCGGTACTGGGCGTTGCCGCTGATCTTTCTCGAGGTAGCGTTGGGATCGCTAACCGGTGCGACGATGTCGTGGGCCGGGTGGATGTCCCGGAGGTAACACGACGGTCTGTAGATCGCGTCCTGTTTCGCCCCCGCGAAGTCGGCGTCGACGCCCATCCGTGAGAACGAGTCGAGAATCGGTTCACAGAACAGCGCGTAACAGTCCATCAGGTCGCCGGGCACCTCCGCGGCGGGGGCGACGATGGTGTAGGAGATATCGGCCGTCGCGTCGTGGTAGATCCCGCCCCCGCCGGTCTGACGTCGGGTAACGCCAATGCCGTTCTCGGCACAGAACTCCCAGTCGACCGTCTCGGGTGCCTGCTGGTAGCCGAGTGAGAGCGTACTCGGCTCCCAGTCGTAGACGCGAACGGTTCGCAGGTCGTCCTCGAGTGCGGTTCGGGCGGCGACCTCCTCGAGGGCCATCTGGATGGCTCCGTTCCGGGGGTCGTCCCTGATCAGTCGCCAGTCGCGATCGGTGAGGGCGGTCATGGCTGATCCTGCGACTCCGATCGGCAAAGGGATTCCGACGTTCGGGTCGGTGACGGCGTGCGATCGGATCTCTCGCGTGGACACGCGTCACGGCCTCTATCGGTCACCGTTCCTGAGTTCCCTTCGCGAACCTCTACAAGATTTCCTATCGCATTATATGGTTTATCAACCTCCATTCACCGCTCATTACGCACTCGAGGCGGTCGTGAAGACCTTTACGTGCGCACCGGCTACCACGCGCATGGTGCGGAACGTCGCCGAGCTGTTGGCGGAACTCGACTCCGAGGACTTCTATCTCCTCTCGGGAATCGAACAGGGAATGCGCTTTTCGGAGTGGGTACAACGCGAGAAGCTCCCGAAGTTCTCCGGACTCACTCCAGAGGAGGTGGAGTATCGTCTCGAGCGCTGTCTCAAACGCGGTTTGATCGAGAAAAAGACCATCCAGTACGAAGGCTACACCCTGCAGTTCGAGGGGTACGACGCCCTTGCGCTACGGGCACTGGTCGAACGCGACACGATCGCGGAGTTCGGCTCGCCACTGGGCGTCGGCAAGGAGAGCGACGTCTACGAGGTCAAATCCTACAAACCGCTCGCGCTCAAGTATCACCGCGAGGGCTATACGAACTTCCGGGAGGTACACCGTGAACGCGATT of the Natronosalvus vescus genome contains:
- the pcp gene encoding pyroglutamyl-peptidase I, whose product is MPRILLTGYEPFGEFETNPARHLATRLDGTDLGGATIVGRELPVAFERSKPTLLEYVERHDPAIVLSLGLAGGRPAMALERVGINLRDTVGIPDNDDREVVDDPVEPGGPDAYFSTLPVRRMCEAMSDAGVPTTLSTSAGTHLCNDVLYATRHYVETNAREIASGFVHVPFTHEQAARRDDCQPSLSLETMARGLEVGLETALEASKL
- a CDS encoding OsmC family protein is translated as MAKDVTTTSEEGFASTNQIRDFEVTIDATGEDAPDTLESLLAAYGSCYVPALRVGGQQRGVDDLGKVEISVTGEQNDDDKLESVSFDIRVEADVDDETGQKIIDRANELCKVYDAVKSDLKAECTIEGNAF
- a CDS encoding lipoate--protein ligase family protein; the protein is MTALTDRDWRLIRDDPRNGAIQMALEEVAARTALEDDLRTVRVYDWEPSTLSLGYQQAPETVDWEFCAENGIGVTRRQTGGGGIYHDATADISYTIVAPAAEVPGDLMDCYALFCEPILDSFSRMGVDADFAGAKQDAIYRPSCYLRDIHPAHDIVAPVSDPNATSRKISGNAQYRQRDVVIQHGSLSFDLEPDAHIGVFATDDLETGTFTDRVTSIHEQAGIDRVEACECLEDALGEWCGATEGSWRESELEAATELADRKFGAGAWIRDREVLDAPGGLE
- a CDS encoding DUF5808 domain-containing protein; protein product: MADKPTSGEILGVPYNFERPSFGRMLSSYWQPGKGMLVEKPFGVGYTLNLANWRSWIVVLVAGALLWQQEKGPSEPAESTKDEPVEVIVDDDGDD
- the thrC gene encoding threonine synthase — translated: MAATQRTCYACERTFDRPRARCDCGEPLWLPIQPLAEWPPDPRVSGSIWRYADALPVAQPPGDLEPGGTPLWRTPSLDAYAGARVWCKDEGRNPTGSFKDRGSAVGVAAALEAGYDRVGTVSHGNMALSTAACAAAVGIDCTVLVPADIASDRLSAIARFEPEIIRVRGDYGRLYHDALERGRERDIAFLNSDVPRRVAGQKTLALELLEAGPDLDAIVLPVSSGGNASAVWKALLEVRAAGLLQDSALPRLYLVQAAACDPIARAFRENETIVKALSEADETIAYSIANADPPSGARALAAVRDIGGVVVSVDDDAILAAQTRLSQNAGIRVEPASATTLAALRKLTARGEIEPAERVACVLTGRGYGEGGAEPETTVVDRSDLSTAL